The Streptomyces griseiscabiei genomic sequence TCGTCGGCGTGCAGCACCCGGCCCTCGAAGCGGGGCTCACGGGCGGTCACCGCCGCCAGCAGCCGCTGCCCCGCGGCGCCGTCGACCAGGGTGCCGGGCTTGATGGACCGCTTGTTGCGCAGGCCCAAGGTGGCCGTGGCCAGGGGGAGTTTGAGGTGCAGGGAGGGGGCCGCGGCCGGGGCGACCGTACGCATCGACAGGGTCGGGACGACGGAGAGGTACGCCCGGTCGGCGAGCACGGCCCGGTCCGCGAGCCCCGCCTCGCGCAGGGCCGCGTCGAGGGGCGCGCCGATGGTCAACGGGTGCACGGGCAGGGCGACATGGGTGTGGTCGAGGTCCGCGAGACCGAGTCCGGAGGGGGTGGGCCAGCCGTCCGGGAGTTCGCCGCCGACGGTGACGGACCCACGGGGCAGGGCGAGCCACCGGAGGGCGAAGGAGGGATGGAACTCCGGCGCGTAGGAACGCAGTTGGTCCTCATCCAGGCCCGATCTGCCCCGCGCGGTCGGGTACACCGGGTGGTCGAGCCGTGCGGCGAGGGTCTCGAACGCGAGGCCGCCGTGCAGGCCGGTCCAGTCGGCGGGGTCGGCGCCGTGCAGGTCGACGAGCCCGGCGGCGACCTCCTCCCCCGTCGCCTCGTGCAGCCGCATCGTGGCCAGGGTCTGGCGGCACTCCTCGGCGAAGGCGTCGAAACCGTCCCGGTCGGCGGGGTCGGCGAGCGCGCGCAGGGCGGTGAGGACGGACGCGCAGGTGGTGAAGCGGGCGCCGTCCGACTCCCGTACGAGCAGGGGCAGTCGGGCGGTGTACAGGTGCTGGAAGCCGTCCTCGGTGACGGGGAGGAGGAGGGCGCCGTCGGCTCCGTTGTCGTGCGTGGGAAGCCGGAGCCAGGGGCCGTCGGGGTGGTGGCGGAGGGCGCTGCGGGAGCGCAGGCCGACGACGTCCTCGCGGAGGAGGGCGCCGAGGACGCGGGTGAGGAGGTCGGCTTCGGCGGGGTCGATGGGGGCGGTGGATGTGGTGGGGGCAGTGGGCGCGGGGACAGGGCTGGTGGCGGGGATGGTGGTGGCGGTCACGGCTGGATCTCCCAGCGCTGTGCGGCGAGGAAGTCCGCCACCACCCGGTCGACCGTGTCCTGGTCGGCGCCGATGGCCCGGAGGATGCCGAGGTAGTCGCGGTTGGTCCGGTACAGCGGGTGGTGCTCGCCGGGTTCGCGGAGCGGACGGTACGTCAGATGTACGCCGTCGACGGTGAGTTCGGCGGCGGCGGGGGCGGTGACGAGGGTCCCGGCCCGGTCGGCGTACGGATACTCCAGGCGGGCCGCGCCGTCGCGGCGGTGGCCCAGGTCGGCGGGGAGCGGTTCACCGAGGTGGGTGCGGAGGATGTGCTCGAAGAGCGGCAGGTCGAGGAGCCGGGCGAGCAGCAGATCGCACTGGTCGCCGATGGCCCGGTAGTTCACCTCGATGACGCGGGCCCGGCCTTCGTGCACGACGAACTCGGTGTGGCAGGCGCCGAACCCCACGCCCAGCGCGTCGAGTTGGGCGAGGATCTGCGCGACCACCGGCTCGGGGTGGGCCGGGACGAAGGTCAGCCGCTCCTCCACGAAG encodes the following:
- a CDS encoding IucA/IucC family protein; translation: MTATTIPATSPVPAPTAPTTSTAPIDPAEADLLTRVLGALLREDVVGLRSRSALRHHPDGPWLRLPTHDNGADGALLLPVTEDGFQHLYTARLPLLVRESDGARFTTCASVLTALRALADPADRDGFDAFAEECRQTLATMRLHEATGEEVAAGLVDLHGADPADWTGLHGGLAFETLAARLDHPVYPTARGRSGLDEDQLRSYAPEFHPSFALRWLALPRGSVTVGGELPDGWPTPSGLGLADLDHTHVALPVHPLTIGAPLDAALREAGLADRAVLADRAYLSVVPTLSMRTVAPAAAPSLHLKLPLATATLGLRNKRSIKPGTLVDGAAGQRLLAAVTAREPRFEGRVLHADETVYAHAGHELLAVLCRRYPTDLDDCLVVPLAALLAEAPGGRLVADHLADRFHGGDPAVLFDAVLTLLFDWQTTLFGYGIALESHQQNVSLVLGPEPGDLRLLLKDNDGPRVNSTRLAAKFGFDGGTWGFDDPRTFTTDDRAVADVLTTITVHLCAGAHAFGLARHGRAPLPELLDLVRDRLAEAVDRLGGDAAAVLRERVLNAPELPVKAMVTAGTLLSKERSGAADINKHYTTGPNYLLREGGSA